A stretch of Mastomys coucha isolate ucsf_1 unplaced genomic scaffold, UCSF_Mcou_1 pScaffold3, whole genome shotgun sequence DNA encodes these proteins:
- the Tmem151b gene encoding transmembrane protein 151B isoform X1 translates to MSPPGSAAGESAGGGGGGGGSGVPEEPMAAADEGPAREEQQRPIQPSFTKSLCRESHWKCLLLSLLMYGCLGAVAWCHVTTVTRLTFSSAYQGNSLMYHDSPCSNGYVYIPLAFLLMLYAVYLVECWHCQARHDLQHRVDVSSVQERVGRMQQATPCIWWKAISYHYVRRTRQVTRYRNGDAYTTTQVYHERVNTHVAEAEFDYARCGVRDVSKTLVGLEGAPATRLRFTKCFSFASVEAENAYLCQRARFFAENEGLDDYMEAREGMHLKNVDFREFMVAFPDPARPPWYACSSAFWAAALLTLSWPLRVLAEYRTAYAHYHVEKLFGLEGPGSASSAGGGLSPSDELLPPLTHRLPRVNTVDSTELEWHIRSNQQLVPSYSEVLLMDLVELGSRCGGPGGGYVPRCRYGGVGGPGAAGVTPHWRSCEHCQRAVSSSSIFSRSALSICASPRAAQGPGASAGCGGSRFSLSRLYGSRRSCLWRSRSGSVNEASCPTEQTRLSSQASMRDNEDDDDEEEAGPPPPYHDALCFPVLIVHRQEGCLGHSHRSLHRHGSCVETSL, encoded by the exons ATGTCCCCCCCTGGCTCGGCCGCGGGAGAGAGcgccggcggcggcggcggcggcggcggctccggGGTCCCCGAGGAGCCCATGGCAGCGGCGGACGAGGGCCCCGCCCGAGAGGAG CAGCAACGTCCCATCCAGCCCTCTTTCACCAAATCTCTCTGCCGTGAGTCTCACTGGAAgtgcctcttgctctctctgctcaTGTATGGCTGCCTGGGGGCAGTGGCTTGGTGCCATGTCACCACAGTGACACGCCTCACCTTCAGCAGCGCCTACCAGGGCAATAGCCTCATGTACCACGACAGCCCCTGCTCTAACGGCTATGTCTACATCCCTCTGGCCTTCCTACTCATGCTCTACGCGGTCTACCTGGTGGAGTGTTGGCACTGCCAAGCCCGCCACGACCTGCAGCACCGTGTGGATGTGAGCAGTGTTCAGGAACGCGTGGGTCGCATGCAGCAGGCCACGCCCTGCATCTGGTGGAAGGCCATCAGTTATCACTATGTCCGACGAACCCGACAGGTCACCCGATACCGCAATGGAGATGCCTACACTACCACCCAG GTCTACCACGAGCGGGTCAACACACACGTGGCGGAGGCCGAGTTCGACTACGCGCGCTGTGGCGTCCGAGATGTGTCCAAGACGCTGGTGGGGCTGGAGGGCGCCCCAGCCACGCGGCTGCGCTTCACCAAGTGCTTCAGCTTCGCCAGCGTGGAGGCTGAGAACGCGTACCTGTGCCAGCGCGCGCGCTTCTTCGCCGAGAACGAGGGCTTGGATGACTACATGGAGGCGCGAGAGGGCATGCATCTCAAGAATGTGGACTTTCGAGAGTTCATGGTGGCTTTCCCCGACCCGGCTCGGCCGCCCTGGTACGCCTGCTCGTCGGCCTTCTGGGCGGCAGCCCTGCTCACGCTGTCCTGGCCTCTGCGCGTGCTGGCCGAGTACCGCACGGCGTACGCGCACTACCACGTGGAGAAGCTCTTTGGTCTGGAGGGACCGGGCTCGGCCAGCAGCGCGGGCGGGGGCCTGAGTCCCAGCGACGAGCTGCTGCCCCCGCTCACGCACCGCCTGCCACGGGTCAACACGGTGGACAGCACCGAACTCGAGTGGCACATCCGTTCTAACCAGCAGCTGGTACCCAGCTACTCGGAGGTGTTGCTCATGGACCTGGTCGAGCTGGGCTCACGCTGCGGCGGGCCAGGGGGTGGCTACGTGCCCAGGTGTCGCTACGGAGGGGTTGGTGGCCCGGGAGCGGCAGGCGTGACCCCACACTGGCGGAGCTGCGAGCACTGTCAGCGAGCGGTCAGCAGCTCGTCCATCTTCTCGCGCAGCGCGCTGAGTATCTGCGCCAGCCCGCGGGCCGCCCAGGGCCCCGGAGCGAGTGCGGGGTGTGGAGGCAGCCGCTTCTCACTCAGTCGCCTCTACGGCTCCCGGCGCAGCTGCCTGTGGCGCAGCCGGAGCGGGAGTGTCAACGAGGCGAGCTGCCCCACGGAGCAGACGCGTCTGTCGAGCCAGGCCAGCATGCGGGACAACGAGGACGACGACGACGAGGAGGAGGCCGGGCCACCGCCGCCCTACCACGACGccctctgcttccctgtcctcatTGTCCATCGGCAGGAGGGGTGTCTGGGCCACAGCCACCGGTCACTGCACCGCCATGGCTCCTGCGTGGAGACTTCACTGTGA
- the Nfkbie gene encoding NF-kappa-B inhibitor epsilon isoform X1, protein MSDARKGPDEADDSQCDSGIESLRSLRSLPEPTAAPVSGSSHSSCPQPWSHAPETDKEPEKEDADGERADSTYASSSLTESFPLLERPEAKDPSPPAPGSPLPPAGVLSPQQLEALTYISEDGDTLLHLAVIHEAPSMLFCCLAFLPQEVLDIQNNLYQTALHLAVHLDQPDIVRALVLKGASRILQDQHGDTALHVACQRQNLACACCLLEEQPEPGRQASPPLDLQLKNWQGLACLHIATLQRNQPLIELLLQNGADIDVQEGTSGKTALHLAVETQERSLVQFLLQAGARVDARMLNGCTPLHLAAGRGLSSISSTLCEAGADSLLLNVEDETPQDLAEDLLSYLPFDDLKISGKPLLCTD, encoded by the exons ATGTCGGATGCGCGGAAGGGGCCGGACGAGGCGGACGATAGCCAGTGCGACTCCGGCATAGAGTCGCTGCGCTCCCTGCGCTCCCTGCCCGAGCCTACTGCGGCCCCAGTCTCCGGATCATCGCACAGCAGCTGCCCACAGCCTTGGAGCCATGCTCCAGAGACAGACAAGGAACCAGAGAAAGAAGATGCGGATGGAGAGCGAGCGGACTCCACCTATGCCTCCTCGTCTCTCACTGAGTCCTTCCCCTTACTGGAGAGACCTGAAGCCAAGGATCCAAGCCCTCCAGCCCCAGGATCGCCGCTGCCCCCCGCAGGGGTGCTGAGCCCACAGCAACTCGAGGCGCTCACGTACATCTCTGAGGATGGAGACAC GCTGCTCCACCTGGCAGTAATTCACGAAGCCCCGTCCATGCTATTCTGTTGCTTGGCTTTCCTGCCCCAGGAAGTCCTGGACATTCAGAACAACCTTTACCAG ACAGCACTGCATCTGGCTGTTCATCTGGATCAGCCGGATATCGTCCGGGCACTGGTGCTGAAGGGGGCAAGCCGAATTCTGCAAGACCAACATGGTGACACAGCCCTGCATGTAGCCTGTCAGCGCCAGAATCTGGCCTGTGCGTGCTGCctgctggaggagcagccagagcCAGGCAGACAGGCTTCTCCTCCCCTGGACCTCCAGCTGAAGAACTGGCAAG GTCTGGCCTGTCTCCACATCGCCACTTTGCAGAGGAACCAACCACTCATAGAACTGCTGCTTCAGAATGGAGCCGACATCGATGTACAG GAGGGCACCAGTGGAAAGACTGCCCTGCACCTGGCTGTGGAAACCCAGGAGCGCAGCCTGGTGCAGTTCCTGCTCCAGGCTGGTGCCCGGGTAGATGCCCGCATGCTTAACGGGTGTACACCTTTGCACCTGGCAGCTGGCCGGGGCCTCAGCAGCATCTCATCCACTCTGTGTGAGGCTGGCGCCGACTCCCTGCTGCTGAATGTAGAAGACGAGACACCCCAGGACCTGGCTGAGGAT ctcctttCTTATTTGCCCTTCGATGACCTGAAAATCTCCGGCAAGCCATTGCTATGTACTGACTGA
- the Tmem151b gene encoding transmembrane protein 151B isoform X2: protein MSPPGSAAGESAGGGGGGGGSGVPEEPMAAADEGPAREEQRPIQPSFTKSLCRESHWKCLLLSLLMYGCLGAVAWCHVTTVTRLTFSSAYQGNSLMYHDSPCSNGYVYIPLAFLLMLYAVYLVECWHCQARHDLQHRVDVSSVQERVGRMQQATPCIWWKAISYHYVRRTRQVTRYRNGDAYTTTQVYHERVNTHVAEAEFDYARCGVRDVSKTLVGLEGAPATRLRFTKCFSFASVEAENAYLCQRARFFAENEGLDDYMEAREGMHLKNVDFREFMVAFPDPARPPWYACSSAFWAAALLTLSWPLRVLAEYRTAYAHYHVEKLFGLEGPGSASSAGGGLSPSDELLPPLTHRLPRVNTVDSTELEWHIRSNQQLVPSYSEVLLMDLVELGSRCGGPGGGYVPRCRYGGVGGPGAAGVTPHWRSCEHCQRAVSSSSIFSRSALSICASPRAAQGPGASAGCGGSRFSLSRLYGSRRSCLWRSRSGSVNEASCPTEQTRLSSQASMRDNEDDDDEEEAGPPPPYHDALCFPVLIVHRQEGCLGHSHRSLHRHGSCVETSL from the exons ATGTCCCCCCCTGGCTCGGCCGCGGGAGAGAGcgccggcggcggcggcggcggcggcggctccggGGTCCCCGAGGAGCCCATGGCAGCGGCGGACGAGGGCCCCGCCCGAGAGGAG CAACGTCCCATCCAGCCCTCTTTCACCAAATCTCTCTGCCGTGAGTCTCACTGGAAgtgcctcttgctctctctgctcaTGTATGGCTGCCTGGGGGCAGTGGCTTGGTGCCATGTCACCACAGTGACACGCCTCACCTTCAGCAGCGCCTACCAGGGCAATAGCCTCATGTACCACGACAGCCCCTGCTCTAACGGCTATGTCTACATCCCTCTGGCCTTCCTACTCATGCTCTACGCGGTCTACCTGGTGGAGTGTTGGCACTGCCAAGCCCGCCACGACCTGCAGCACCGTGTGGATGTGAGCAGTGTTCAGGAACGCGTGGGTCGCATGCAGCAGGCCACGCCCTGCATCTGGTGGAAGGCCATCAGTTATCACTATGTCCGACGAACCCGACAGGTCACCCGATACCGCAATGGAGATGCCTACACTACCACCCAG GTCTACCACGAGCGGGTCAACACACACGTGGCGGAGGCCGAGTTCGACTACGCGCGCTGTGGCGTCCGAGATGTGTCCAAGACGCTGGTGGGGCTGGAGGGCGCCCCAGCCACGCGGCTGCGCTTCACCAAGTGCTTCAGCTTCGCCAGCGTGGAGGCTGAGAACGCGTACCTGTGCCAGCGCGCGCGCTTCTTCGCCGAGAACGAGGGCTTGGATGACTACATGGAGGCGCGAGAGGGCATGCATCTCAAGAATGTGGACTTTCGAGAGTTCATGGTGGCTTTCCCCGACCCGGCTCGGCCGCCCTGGTACGCCTGCTCGTCGGCCTTCTGGGCGGCAGCCCTGCTCACGCTGTCCTGGCCTCTGCGCGTGCTGGCCGAGTACCGCACGGCGTACGCGCACTACCACGTGGAGAAGCTCTTTGGTCTGGAGGGACCGGGCTCGGCCAGCAGCGCGGGCGGGGGCCTGAGTCCCAGCGACGAGCTGCTGCCCCCGCTCACGCACCGCCTGCCACGGGTCAACACGGTGGACAGCACCGAACTCGAGTGGCACATCCGTTCTAACCAGCAGCTGGTACCCAGCTACTCGGAGGTGTTGCTCATGGACCTGGTCGAGCTGGGCTCACGCTGCGGCGGGCCAGGGGGTGGCTACGTGCCCAGGTGTCGCTACGGAGGGGTTGGTGGCCCGGGAGCGGCAGGCGTGACCCCACACTGGCGGAGCTGCGAGCACTGTCAGCGAGCGGTCAGCAGCTCGTCCATCTTCTCGCGCAGCGCGCTGAGTATCTGCGCCAGCCCGCGGGCCGCCCAGGGCCCCGGAGCGAGTGCGGGGTGTGGAGGCAGCCGCTTCTCACTCAGTCGCCTCTACGGCTCCCGGCGCAGCTGCCTGTGGCGCAGCCGGAGCGGGAGTGTCAACGAGGCGAGCTGCCCCACGGAGCAGACGCGTCTGTCGAGCCAGGCCAGCATGCGGGACAACGAGGACGACGACGACGAGGAGGAGGCCGGGCCACCGCCGCCCTACCACGACGccctctgcttccctgtcctcatTGTCCATCGGCAGGAGGGGTGTCTGGGCCACAGCCACCGGTCACTGCACCGCCATGGCTCCTGCGTGGAGACTTCACTGTGA
- the Slc35b2 gene encoding adenosine 3'-phospho 5'-phosphosulfate transporter 1 isoform X2: MTGSYGATATSPGERFTDSQFLVLMNRVLALVVAGIYCVLRKQPRHSAPMYRYSFASLSNVLSSWCQYEALKFVSFPTQVLAKASKVIPVMMMGKLVSRRSYEHWEYLTAGLISIGVSMFLLSSGPEPRSSPATTLSGLVLLAGYIAFDSFTSNWQDALFAYKMSSVQMMFGVNLFSCLFTVGSLLEQGALLEGARFMGRHSEFALHALLLSICSAFGQLFIFYTIGQFGAAVFTIIMTLRQAIAILLSCLLYGHTVTVVGVLGVAVVFTALLLRVYARGRKRGKKAVPTEPPVQKV; encoded by the coding sequence ATGACCGGCAGCTACGGGGCCACAGCCACATCACCAGGCGAGCGTTTCACAGACTCCCAGTTCCTGGTGCTAATGAACCGTGTGCTGGCACTAGTCGTGGCAGGCATCTACTGTGTCCTGCGCAAGCAGCCCCGTCACAGTGCACCCATGTACCGGTACTCCTTTGCCAGTCTGTCAAATGTACTTAGCAGCTGGTGCCAATATGAAGCACTTAAGTTTGTCAGCTTCCCTACCCAGGTGCTGGCGAAGGCATCCAAGGTGATTCCTGTCATGATGATGGGAAAGCTGGTGTCTCGGCGCAGCTATGAACACTGGGAATACCTGACTGCTGGCCTCATCTCCATTGGAGTTAGCATGTTTCTTCTGTCAAGTGGACCAGAGCCCCGAAGCTCTCCAGCCACCACTCTCTCTGGCTTGGTCCTACTGGCAGGCTATATCGCTTTCGACAGCTTCACCTCAAACTGGCAGGATGCCCTGTTTGCCTATAAGATGTCATCAGTGCAGATGATGTTTGGGGTCaatttattctcctgtcttttcACAGTAGGCTCACTACTGGAACAGGGGGCCCTATTGGAGGGGGCACGCTTTATGGGGCGACACAGTGAGTTTGCGCTCCATGCCCTCCTCCTGTCCATCTGCTCTGCCTTCGGTCAGCTCTTCATCTTCTACACCATCGGACAGTTTGGAGCTGCTGTCTTCACTATCATCATGACTCTGCGCCAGGCTATTGCcatcctcctctcctgcctcctctatGGCCACACTGTCACTGTGGTGGGGGTACTGGGAGTAGCTGTGGTCTTCACTGCCCTCCTACTTAGAGTCTATGCCCGGGGCCGGAAGCGGGGAAAGAAGGCTGTGCCCACTGAGCCCCCAGTGCAGAAGGTTTAA
- the Slc35b2 gene encoding adenosine 3'-phospho 5'-phosphosulfate transporter 1 isoform X1, whose translation MDARWWAVVVLATLPALGAGGESPEAPPQSWTQLWLFRFLLNVAGYASFMVPGYLLVQYLRRKNYLETGRGLCFPLVKACVFGNEPKALDEVPLAPRTETAESTPSWQVLKLVFCASGLQVSYLTWGILQERVMTGSYGATATSPGERFTDSQFLVLMNRVLALVVAGIYCVLRKQPRHSAPMYRYSFASLSNVLSSWCQYEALKFVSFPTQVLAKASKVIPVMMMGKLVSRRSYEHWEYLTAGLISIGVSMFLLSSGPEPRSSPATTLSGLVLLAGYIAFDSFTSNWQDALFAYKMSSVQMMFGVNLFSCLFTVGSLLEQGALLEGARFMGRHSEFALHALLLSICSAFGQLFIFYTIGQFGAAVFTIIMTLRQAIAILLSCLLYGHTVTVVGVLGVAVVFTALLLRVYARGRKRGKKAVPTEPPVQKV comes from the exons ATGGACGCCAG ATGGTGGGCAGTAGTGGTACTCGCCACACTCCCTGCCTTGGGAGCAGGTGGAGAGTCACCCGAAGCCCCTCCGCAGTCCTGGACACAGCTGTGGCTCTTCCGCTTTTTGTTGAATGTAGCTGGCTATGCCAGCTTTATGGTACCTGGCTACCTCCTGGTGCAGTACTTAAGACGGAAGAACTACCTGGAGACAG GCAGGGGTCTCTGCTTCCCCCTGGTGAAAGCCTGTGTGTTTGGCAATGAGCCCAAGGCTCTTGATGAGGTTCCTCTGGCTCCTCGGACAGAGACAGCAGAATCCACCCCCTCGTGGCAGGTCCTGAAGCTGGTCTTCTGTGCCTCGGGGCTCCAG GTGTCCTATCTGACTTGGGGCATACTGCAGGAAAGAGTGATGACCGGCAGCTACGGGGCCACAGCCACATCACCAGGCGAGCGTTTCACAGACTCCCAGTTCCTGGTGCTAATGAACCGTGTGCTGGCACTAGTCGTGGCAGGCATCTACTGTGTCCTGCGCAAGCAGCCCCGTCACAGTGCACCCATGTACCGGTACTCCTTTGCCAGTCTGTCAAATGTACTTAGCAGCTGGTGCCAATATGAAGCACTTAAGTTTGTCAGCTTCCCTACCCAGGTGCTGGCGAAGGCATCCAAGGTGATTCCTGTCATGATGATGGGAAAGCTGGTGTCTCGGCGCAGCTATGAACACTGGGAATACCTGACTGCTGGCCTCATCTCCATTGGAGTTAGCATGTTTCTTCTGTCAAGTGGACCAGAGCCCCGAAGCTCTCCAGCCACCACTCTCTCTGGCTTGGTCCTACTGGCAGGCTATATCGCTTTCGACAGCTTCACCTCAAACTGGCAGGATGCCCTGTTTGCCTATAAGATGTCATCAGTGCAGATGATGTTTGGGGTCaatttattctcctgtcttttcACAGTAGGCTCACTACTGGAACAGGGGGCCCTATTGGAGGGGGCACGCTTTATGGGGCGACACAGTGAGTTTGCGCTCCATGCCCTCCTCCTGTCCATCTGCTCTGCCTTCGGTCAGCTCTTCATCTTCTACACCATCGGACAGTTTGGAGCTGCTGTCTTCACTATCATCATGACTCTGCGCCAGGCTATTGCcatcctcctctcctgcctcctctatGGCCACACTGTCACTGTGGTGGGGGTACTGGGAGTAGCTGTGGTCTTCACTGCCCTCCTACTTAGAGTCTATGCCCGGGGCCGGAAGCGGGGAAAGAAGGCTGTGCCCACTGAGCCCCCAGTGCAGAAGGTTTAA
- the Tmem151b gene encoding transmembrane protein 151B isoform X3, which yields MYHDSPCSNGYVYIPLAFLLMLYAVYLVECWHCQARHDLQHRVDVSSVQERVGRMQQATPCIWWKAISYHYVRRTRQVTRYRNGDAYTTTQVYHERVNTHVAEAEFDYARCGVRDVSKTLVGLEGAPATRLRFTKCFSFASVEAENAYLCQRARFFAENEGLDDYMEAREGMHLKNVDFREFMVAFPDPARPPWYACSSAFWAAALLTLSWPLRVLAEYRTAYAHYHVEKLFGLEGPGSASSAGGGLSPSDELLPPLTHRLPRVNTVDSTELEWHIRSNQQLVPSYSEVLLMDLVELGSRCGGPGGGYVPRCRYGGVGGPGAAGVTPHWRSCEHCQRAVSSSSIFSRSALSICASPRAAQGPGASAGCGGSRFSLSRLYGSRRSCLWRSRSGSVNEASCPTEQTRLSSQASMRDNEDDDDEEEAGPPPPYHDALCFPVLIVHRQEGCLGHSHRSLHRHGSCVETSL from the exons ATGTACCACGACAGCCCCTGCTCTAACGGCTATGTCTACATCCCTCTGGCCTTCCTACTCATGCTCTACGCGGTCTACCTGGTGGAGTGTTGGCACTGCCAAGCCCGCCACGACCTGCAGCACCGTGTGGATGTGAGCAGTGTTCAGGAACGCGTGGGTCGCATGCAGCAGGCCACGCCCTGCATCTGGTGGAAGGCCATCAGTTATCACTATGTCCGACGAACCCGACAGGTCACCCGATACCGCAATGGAGATGCCTACACTACCACCCAG GTCTACCACGAGCGGGTCAACACACACGTGGCGGAGGCCGAGTTCGACTACGCGCGCTGTGGCGTCCGAGATGTGTCCAAGACGCTGGTGGGGCTGGAGGGCGCCCCAGCCACGCGGCTGCGCTTCACCAAGTGCTTCAGCTTCGCCAGCGTGGAGGCTGAGAACGCGTACCTGTGCCAGCGCGCGCGCTTCTTCGCCGAGAACGAGGGCTTGGATGACTACATGGAGGCGCGAGAGGGCATGCATCTCAAGAATGTGGACTTTCGAGAGTTCATGGTGGCTTTCCCCGACCCGGCTCGGCCGCCCTGGTACGCCTGCTCGTCGGCCTTCTGGGCGGCAGCCCTGCTCACGCTGTCCTGGCCTCTGCGCGTGCTGGCCGAGTACCGCACGGCGTACGCGCACTACCACGTGGAGAAGCTCTTTGGTCTGGAGGGACCGGGCTCGGCCAGCAGCGCGGGCGGGGGCCTGAGTCCCAGCGACGAGCTGCTGCCCCCGCTCACGCACCGCCTGCCACGGGTCAACACGGTGGACAGCACCGAACTCGAGTGGCACATCCGTTCTAACCAGCAGCTGGTACCCAGCTACTCGGAGGTGTTGCTCATGGACCTGGTCGAGCTGGGCTCACGCTGCGGCGGGCCAGGGGGTGGCTACGTGCCCAGGTGTCGCTACGGAGGGGTTGGTGGCCCGGGAGCGGCAGGCGTGACCCCACACTGGCGGAGCTGCGAGCACTGTCAGCGAGCGGTCAGCAGCTCGTCCATCTTCTCGCGCAGCGCGCTGAGTATCTGCGCCAGCCCGCGGGCCGCCCAGGGCCCCGGAGCGAGTGCGGGGTGTGGAGGCAGCCGCTTCTCACTCAGTCGCCTCTACGGCTCCCGGCGCAGCTGCCTGTGGCGCAGCCGGAGCGGGAGTGTCAACGAGGCGAGCTGCCCCACGGAGCAGACGCGTCTGTCGAGCCAGGCCAGCATGCGGGACAACGAGGACGACGACGACGAGGAGGAGGCCGGGCCACCGCCGCCCTACCACGACGccctctgcttccctgtcctcatTGTCCATCGGCAGGAGGGGTGTCTGGGCCACAGCCACCGGTCACTGCACCGCCATGGCTCCTGCGTGGAGACTTCACTGTGA
- the Nfkbie gene encoding NF-kappa-B inhibitor epsilon isoform X2, giving the protein MSDARKGPDEADDSQCDSGIESLRSLRSLPEPTAAPVSGSSHSSCPQPWSHAPETDKEPEKEDADGERADSTYASSSLTESFPLLERPEAKDPSPPAPGSPLPPAGVLSPQQLEALTYISEDGDTLLHLAVIHEAPSMLFCCLAFLPQEVLDIQNNLYQTALHLAVHLDQPDIVRALVLKGASRILQDQHGDTALHVACQRQNLACACCLLEEQPEPGRQASPPLDLQLKNWQGLACLHIATLQRNQPLIELLLQNGADIDVQEGTSGKTALHLAVETQERSLVQFLLQAGARVDARMLNGCTPLHLAAGRGLSSISSTLCEAGADSLLLNVEDETPQDLAEDLGWAPTSSHLQAGAAAATVGTQAMSPLC; this is encoded by the exons ATGTCGGATGCGCGGAAGGGGCCGGACGAGGCGGACGATAGCCAGTGCGACTCCGGCATAGAGTCGCTGCGCTCCCTGCGCTCCCTGCCCGAGCCTACTGCGGCCCCAGTCTCCGGATCATCGCACAGCAGCTGCCCACAGCCTTGGAGCCATGCTCCAGAGACAGACAAGGAACCAGAGAAAGAAGATGCGGATGGAGAGCGAGCGGACTCCACCTATGCCTCCTCGTCTCTCACTGAGTCCTTCCCCTTACTGGAGAGACCTGAAGCCAAGGATCCAAGCCCTCCAGCCCCAGGATCGCCGCTGCCCCCCGCAGGGGTGCTGAGCCCACAGCAACTCGAGGCGCTCACGTACATCTCTGAGGATGGAGACAC GCTGCTCCACCTGGCAGTAATTCACGAAGCCCCGTCCATGCTATTCTGTTGCTTGGCTTTCCTGCCCCAGGAAGTCCTGGACATTCAGAACAACCTTTACCAG ACAGCACTGCATCTGGCTGTTCATCTGGATCAGCCGGATATCGTCCGGGCACTGGTGCTGAAGGGGGCAAGCCGAATTCTGCAAGACCAACATGGTGACACAGCCCTGCATGTAGCCTGTCAGCGCCAGAATCTGGCCTGTGCGTGCTGCctgctggaggagcagccagagcCAGGCAGACAGGCTTCTCCTCCCCTGGACCTCCAGCTGAAGAACTGGCAAG GTCTGGCCTGTCTCCACATCGCCACTTTGCAGAGGAACCAACCACTCATAGAACTGCTGCTTCAGAATGGAGCCGACATCGATGTACAG GAGGGCACCAGTGGAAAGACTGCCCTGCACCTGGCTGTGGAAACCCAGGAGCGCAGCCTGGTGCAGTTCCTGCTCCAGGCTGGTGCCCGGGTAGATGCCCGCATGCTTAACGGGTGTACACCTTTGCACCTGGCAGCTGGCCGGGGCCTCAGCAGCATCTCATCCACTCTGTGTGAGGCTGGCGCCGACTCCCTGCTGCTGAATGTAGAAGACGAGACACCCCAGGACCTGGCTGAGGAT CTAGGTTGGGCCCCCACCTCTTCCCACCTGCAAGCTGGAGCCGCAGCTGCTACAGTTGGGACCCAAGCCATGTCGCCCCTCTGCTGA